CGACACCCGGCGCGTCATGGTCGCGTTCAAGGAATGGGTGGACTCGCTGCCCTTCTCCGAGGCCGAAGCCCGGGATGCGGTCGCCTCCGCGAACGCGACGTTCCTGGCGGTCGAGCGCTGGCATCGGCATCTCGAGCGGACGCTGATCCGGCGCTGACCGGGCCTGCTTCCGCGATGGAGCGGAATCGGGAGTTCTTGCCGGCACGCGCGGGGGCATGCTACACGGGAGGCGCTCACGGACGAGAAGTCCCACCCGGGTGGCCCATCCCATGACCGACGCGCGCACCGGCAGCCGCTCACCGCTCGCCTGGATCCCGTCGCTCTACCTCGCCGAAGGCCTGCCGTACGTCGTGGTGATGACCGTCTCGGTCATCATGTACAAGGGCCTCGGGATCTCGAACACCGACATCGGGCTGTACACGAGCCTTCTCTACCTTCCGTGGGTGGTGAAACCGCTCTGGTCGCCGGTCGTGGACCTGATCTCGACGCGCCGGCGGTGGATCTGGGCCATGCAGCTGCTGATCGCGGCGGGCCTCGCGGGTGTGGCGATCACCGTCCCGATGTCCGGATTCTTCGCCTGGACGCTGGCGTGTTTCTGGCTGCTGGCCTTCACCTCGGCCACCCACGACATCGCGGCCGACGGCTTCTACATGCTCGCGACCGACGAACGGGAACAGGCGCTGTACGTCGGCGTGCGCAACCTGTTCTATCGCGTCGCGATGATCGCCGGGCAGGGGCTGCTGGTGTGGCTGGCCGGCCGGCTCCAGGAGCGTCTCGGCGTGCCGAAGGCCTGGTCGCTGACCTTCAGCCTGCTGGCGGGAGCCTTCGTCGTCTTCGCCGTGTGGCACCGCTTCGCGCTTCCCCGAGCGGCCGCCGACCATCCCGGCGAGGCGAAGCGCATTCCGGAGTTCCTGCGCGAGTTCTTCGTCACCTTTGGATCGTTCTTCCGCAAGCCGCGCATCTTCGTCTCGGTGACGTTCCTGCTCCTCTACCGTCTGGGCGAAGCGCAGCTGGTCAAGATGGTCGCGCCCTTCCTGCTGGATCCGCGCGCCAGGGGCGGACTCGGACTCTCGACGGAAATGGTGGGGATCGTCTACGGCACGGTCGGCATCGTCGCGTTGACGCTGGGCGGCATCGTCGGCGGCTGGGCGGCCTCGCGCCACGGCCTGAAGGCGTGGCTCTGGCCCATGCTGTTCGCGATCCACCTGCCGGACGCGGTGTTTCTCTACCTGGCCTACGCGCAGCCGCACAGCATCGCGATCATCCAGGCCTGCGTCGTCATCGAGCAGTTCGGCTATGGCTTCGGCTTCACCGCGATGCTGCTCTACATGATGTACATCGCACGTGGCGAGCACCGGACCGCGCATTACGCCATCTGCACCGGCTTCATGGCGCTCGGCATGATGCTTCCGGGCATGTGGAGCGGGGCGCTCGAGGACCTGATCGGCTACCGGCATTTCTTCCTGGTCGTGATTCTCGCCACGATCCCCAGCTTCCTCGTCGCGCTCGCCATTCCGCTCGAAGGCGACTACGGCCGGAAGGTCGCCGGCTGAGAGCCGCACCCGCCGTCCGGCCCTTGGACCGGACGAGCCGCGGCCACCCCGGGCGGGGTGGCCGTGGCTCGTGAAGCGGCAGCGGATGAAGCGAGCGCGGCCCTAGCGCATCAGGACCACGTTGCGCGCGAAGCGGTGCCCCGGAGCCTCGAATCGCACGAAGTACAGGCCCGGCGGCGCCGGACCGCCGTCGGCGACGCCGTTCCAGACCACTTCGTGACGCCCCGCGGGCAGGACGCCGTCCACGAGGTTCGCCAGCACCCGTCCCTGGAGGTCCATGACGCTCAACCGCACGCGCGACGGCGCCGGCAGCGCGAACGCGATGCGGGAGGCGCCACGGGTCGGGTTCGGCGCCGGCGGCGACAGCGAGAAGTCCGTCACCGCCTGCGGTCCCGCGCCGAGCCAGATGTCGCAAACGTGAATCGGCGAGGCCGTATTGCGCGGCGTCGGCGCGGCCGTGGAGAAGTCGGCCGAGTTGTCGTTCGTCTCGTCGCAGCCGTCGTGGTTGCGATGCGACGCGCTCAGGTTGTCGGTCGCCGGCGCCGGTGCCGTCTCCGCGCACGTGGCGGGCCCGTAGCCGACGAAGTCCACGATCGCCGCGCTGCCCGGACAGGCCCCGCTCAGGACGACGTTGTCGCTGCACAGCGCCACCTTGCCGTCCGAGGAGCCCATGTTGATGACCCCGATGCCGTCCGGGGCCGGCAGGTCGCTCGAGCCGCCCGGGCCCTGCGCTTCCTGCACGAGGTAGTAGCCGCCCGGTTGCACGGTGCCGACGAGCGTGGTGGTCGCCCAGGTCACGCCGTCCTGGGCGGCGTACTGAATGGACCAGCCGGTGAGGTCCACCGTCACGTTGCCGCGGTTGAACAGCTCGACGAAGTCGTTCTTGTACGTGGCGCCGCCGTTGCCACCACCGCCATACACCTGGCTGATGACGACCTCGCCGGAGAGCGCGTTGGCGACGAAGTGGGCGGTGACGGCCAAGTCGGCATTCATGACGAGCGACAGGGGATTGGCGCTCCCCGTCGCTCCGCCCGACCAGTGGTCGAAATGCCAGCCACTCACGGGGGTCGCCGTGAGCTGGACCACGGCTCCGTTCGCGTACCCGGGCTGATCCGGGGATTTGCCGACCGAGCCGGATGCGGGAGGATCGGAGGCCACCGTCAGCGCGAACAGGCAGTCGTTCGCGGGTGACGAGCTGTTGCGTGGTGTCGGCCCGCTCGACGAGACGTCCAGCGAGTTGTTGTCGGTG
The DNA window shown above is from Candidatus Eisenbacteria bacterium and carries:
- a CDS encoding MFS transporter, which gives rise to MTDARTGSRSPLAWIPSLYLAEGLPYVVVMTVSVIMYKGLGISNTDIGLYTSLLYLPWVVKPLWSPVVDLISTRRRWIWAMQLLIAAGLAGVAITVPMSGFFAWTLACFWLLAFTSATHDIAADGFYMLATDEREQALYVGVRNLFYRVAMIAGQGLLVWLAGRLQERLGVPKAWSLTFSLLAGAFVVFAVWHRFALPRAAADHPGEAKRIPEFLREFFVTFGSFFRKPRIFVSVTFLLLYRLGEAQLVKMVAPFLLDPRARGGLGLSTEMVGIVYGTVGIVALTLGGIVGGWAASRHGLKAWLWPMLFAIHLPDAVFLYLAYAQPHSIAIIQACVVIEQFGYGFGFTAMLLYMMYIARGEHRTAHYAICTGFMALGMMLPGMWSGALEDLIGYRHFFLVVILATIPSFLVALAIPLEGDYGRKVAG
- a CDS encoding lamin tail domain-containing protein, which encodes GDASGNTNPLDVTMDADKSITATFAIDQHTLAVATVGSGSVAKAPDQPSYAYGSNVQLTATPATGWHFTGWSGDASGSTNPLDVTMDADKSITATFAKNSVVVSQVYGGGGNSGATLTNDFIELFNHGPDPIDVTGWTVQYGSATGSTWSTTVLSGVIPAGRYYLVQESAGAGGSVALPTPDATGSIAMSATSGKVALVNNSTALTGSCPAGPEIEDLIGYGAANCSETSPAGGLGNTTAAHRNSNGCDDTDNNSLDVSSSGPTPRNSSSPANDCLFALTVASDPPASGSVGKSPDQPGYANGAVVQLTATPVSGWHFDHWSGGATGSANPLSLVMNADLAVTAHFVANALSGEVVISQVYGGGGNGGATYKNDFVELFNRGNVTVDLTGWSIQYAAQDGVTWATTTLVGTVQPGGYYLVQEAQGPGGSSDLPAPDGIGVINMGSSDGKVALCSDNVVLSGACPGSAAIVDFVGYGPATCAETAPAPATDNLSASHRNHDGCDETNDNSADFSTAAPTPRNTASPIHVCDIWLGAGPQAVTDFSLSPPAPNPTRGASRIAFALPAPSRVRLSVMDLQGRVLANLVDGVLPAGRHEVVWNGVADGGPAPPGLYFVRFEAPGHRFARNVVLMR